One genomic window of Halobellus limi includes the following:
- a CDS encoding thiamine ABC transporter substrate-binding protein: protein MKRRTFVRTVGAGGVVGLAGCVGGNGGGDSGGGSNGDTATEADSDSTGTTTGTAASEPPELVVSTYGAFVDAPSTSPGPWLKETFESEFDATLDFATPDSEINYYIERALQGVDIDADVYVGLNVDMLIRIDERLDEGLFTPVDDVSGQGDVKEGLNFDPDGRIVPYDTSYVSIVYNETMGDDGDYVAPETFDALLEPEFEGDLLTQNPTGSSTGKSFLLHTVDAKGPDGYLDYWEELQANDVRVLSDWSTSYNAFLEEEAPMVVSYSTDQVYANREGQDLAKHRIRFLNDEGYAYPEGMSVFEGTDRPELARDFLEFMLRPDVQGEIAQRNVAFPATTTADLPEEFAEYAQAPPEAVTFTYDELRDNVSEWTQAWERQFASK from the coding sequence ATGAAACGCAGAACGTTCGTGCGGACGGTCGGTGCGGGCGGCGTCGTCGGGCTCGCCGGCTGCGTCGGCGGAAACGGCGGAGGCGACAGCGGTGGCGGGTCGAACGGTGACACCGCCACCGAAGCCGACAGCGACTCGACGGGGACGACGACCGGAACGGCGGCGTCGGAACCGCCCGAACTCGTCGTCTCGACCTACGGCGCGTTCGTCGACGCGCCGTCGACGAGCCCCGGCCCGTGGCTCAAGGAGACGTTCGAATCGGAGTTCGACGCGACGCTCGACTTCGCGACGCCGGACAGCGAGATCAACTACTACATCGAGCGGGCGCTGCAGGGCGTCGACATCGACGCCGACGTCTACGTCGGTCTCAACGTGGACATGCTCATCCGGATCGACGAGCGACTCGACGAGGGCCTGTTCACCCCGGTCGACGACGTGTCCGGGCAGGGCGACGTCAAGGAGGGGCTGAACTTCGATCCGGACGGGCGGATCGTCCCCTACGACACGAGTTACGTCAGCATCGTGTACAACGAGACGATGGGCGACGACGGCGACTACGTCGCGCCGGAGACGTTCGACGCACTGCTGGAACCCGAGTTCGAGGGCGACCTCCTCACGCAGAATCCGACGGGGAGTTCGACGGGCAAGTCGTTCCTGTTGCACACGGTCGACGCGAAGGGACCGGACGGCTACCTCGACTACTGGGAGGAGTTGCAGGCCAACGACGTCCGCGTCCTCTCGGACTGGTCGACGTCGTACAACGCGTTCTTAGAGGAGGAGGCGCCGATGGTCGTCTCCTACTCGACCGACCAGGTGTACGCCAACCGGGAGGGTCAGGACCTCGCGAAACACCGGATCCGGTTCCTGAACGACGAGGGGTACGCCTACCCCGAGGGGATGTCGGTCTTCGAGGGCACCGACCGGCCCGAACTGGCCCGGGACTTCCTCGAATTTATGCTGCGGCCGGACGTCCAGGGCGAGATCGCCCAGCGGAACGTCGCCTTCCCGGCGACGACGACCGCCGATCTCCCCGAGGAGTTCGCGGAGTACGCCCAGGCCCCCCCGGAAGCAGTCACTTTCACGTACGACGAACTCCGAGACAACGTGAGTGAGTGGACCCAGGCGTGGGAGCGACAGTTCGCCAGCAAGTGA
- a CDS encoding AI-2E family transporter, with translation MTRTRRYALGAVFVLVGAAAALLLQSVLGTVFFAVTVAYLLWPIRRGLVARGLSHRAASGVATLGAFLMAVLVFVPLAVVVYLRFESFVALIGLLPAELHLDVFGFQYAVTLEALTSVVVDVVERSARRAAAAAPVLVLKATLFVFLVYSLLSYGEDAQQAVTALVPPGYHDAAAALNRRTRETLFAIYVLQAATALGTFVLAVPVFFALGYDSVVTLATVSAVLQFVPVVGPSVLLAGLAAYHVAVGELLRAVLVFFVGGLVIALLPDVLIRPRLARETADIPGSLYFVGFFGGVLTLGPIGVVAGPLVVGLFVESAALLSSELHPADRGSAAGGVSEPDGNDGDDATEDDHDTVDGEDTGDGDDREDGEDTGDGDDREDGENTDDHDTVDSDRF, from the coding sequence GTGACTCGGACTCGACGATACGCGCTCGGGGCGGTGTTCGTCCTCGTGGGCGCTGCGGCGGCCCTCCTCCTGCAGTCTGTGTTAGGGACCGTGTTCTTCGCCGTCACCGTCGCGTATCTGCTGTGGCCGATTCGACGCGGACTCGTCGCCCGCGGGCTCTCTCACCGGGCCGCGAGCGGCGTCGCGACCCTCGGTGCGTTCCTGATGGCCGTGCTCGTGTTCGTCCCGCTCGCGGTCGTCGTCTACCTCCGTTTCGAGTCGTTCGTGGCGCTGATCGGACTCCTCCCGGCCGAGCTGCACCTCGACGTGTTCGGGTTCCAGTACGCGGTGACGCTCGAGGCGCTCACGTCCGTCGTCGTCGACGTCGTCGAACGGAGCGCCCGCCGCGCCGCCGCCGCAGCACCGGTTCTCGTCCTGAAAGCGACGCTTTTCGTCTTCCTGGTCTACTCGCTCCTCTCTTACGGCGAGGACGCACAGCAGGCGGTGACCGCGCTCGTCCCGCCGGGGTATCACGACGCCGCGGCCGCGCTGAACCGACGCACGCGGGAGACGCTCTTCGCCATCTACGTCCTGCAGGCGGCGACCGCGCTCGGCACCTTCGTCCTCGCCGTGCCGGTGTTCTTCGCTCTCGGATACGACTCGGTCGTGACGCTCGCGACCGTCTCGGCGGTCCTCCAGTTCGTCCCCGTCGTCGGGCCGAGCGTCCTGCTCGCGGGACTCGCGGCGTACCACGTCGCGGTCGGCGAACTGCTCCGCGCGGTGCTGGTCTTCTTCGTCGGCGGTCTCGTCATCGCGCTGCTCCCCGACGTCCTCATCCGGCCGCGACTCGCCCGCGAGACGGCCGACATCCCGGGGAGTCTCTACTTCGTCGGCTTCTTCGGCGGCGTACTCACGCTCGGCCCCATCGGCGTCGTCGCCGGACCGCTCGTCGTCGGCCTGTTCGTCGAGTCGGCGGCGCTCCTCTCTTCGGAGTTGCACCCGGCGGATCGGGGGTCGGCGGCGGGAGGGGTTTCGGAACCGGATGGAAACGACGGCGACGACGCGACCGAGGACGACCACGATACCGTCGACGGCGAGGACACTGGCGATGGCGACGACAGGGAGGACGGCGAGGACACTGGTGACGGCGACGACAGGGAGGACGGCGAAAACACCGACGACCACGATACCGTCGATTCCGATAGGTTCTGA
- a CDS encoding HalOD1 output domain-containing protein: MSKAGEFYRGSLDSWSVLTRENWENEGEFLIRLADALGGLDGTDDDVSLYDHVEIEALTRALLPESESRAVSEVRFEYQGYEIRVTRDGLIAASPSSGGPRPVPE, from the coding sequence ATGTCAAAAGCAGGTGAATTCTATCGCGGCTCTCTGGATTCCTGGTCCGTCCTCACACGGGAGAACTGGGAAAACGAGGGCGAGTTTCTGATCCGGCTTGCGGACGCGCTCGGCGGTCTCGACGGGACGGACGACGACGTCTCGCTCTACGACCACGTCGAGATCGAGGCGCTGACCCGCGCGCTGCTGCCCGAGAGCGAGTCCCGAGCCGTCTCGGAGGTCCGATTCGAGTATCAGGGCTACGAGATCCGCGTCACGCGGGACGGACTCATCGCTGCGAGTCCGTCCTCCGGCGGGCCTCGACCGGTCCCCGAATAG
- a CDS encoding ERCC4 domain-containing protein gives MAATDDPDYVDHPLLSPGFIERRRYQTRLASTAREGHTLVCLPTGLGKTTVSLLVTAHRLHEAGGKALFLAPTKPLVQQHAEFYREALEIPDEEIVVFTGEIRPEDRADAWDDARVVIATPQVVENDLVGSRISLSDVTHLTFDECHRASGDYAYVYIAERYHADAVDPLVTGMSASPGGDKEAILNVCQNLGISEVEVMTEADEDVDEYTHDTSVEWERIQLPDEILQIRDALNEVIKDRLQKLKSLGVTNTTQPDVSQKQLNRMRGKLQELMDADKSEGYKGMSTHAEVMKLRRAVELVETQSVESVRRYFERQRNAARSSGASKASQRLVAEPKVREAMRLAESYDGTHPKFSRARILLAQTLGIEGGERVIVFTESRDTAEALTEFLSASFDVRRFVGQGDKESSEGMTQKEQQETLDDFRSGEFEVLVSTSVAEEGLDVPEVDLVLFFEPVPTAIRSIQRKGRTGRQAEGSVVVLLAEDTRDEAYFWISRRREKEMESELRDLKSVAGDIESELNPPQEALEAYEDAGDGDGEERSGEPGDESDRGGQSGGGDEHDSASVDAETPAQANGQAGLTDFGPTDEEIERARDGEVESGTETDGESESAAASADMSESAATNTEASESEAANADSTAEGDSEPRDDEEGVVATAEGDEEETEIVVDQRELDAPIAKDLSKRDGVRTRLETLAVGDYVLSDRVAVERKSVADFLDTLLGDERSIFEQIGDLSRAYARPVLIVEGEGLYEERNVHPGAIRGALASLAVDFDVSVLQTRDEDDTAALLLTIAEREQTERDRTVSVHGEKSAKTLAEQQEYVVSAIADIGPVTAQSLLEEFGTVEQVMTAREDDLREVSGIGEVTAERIREVVGSDYV, from the coding sequence ATGGCGGCCACCGACGATCCCGACTACGTGGATCACCCGCTCTTGAGTCCGGGCTTCATCGAGCGCCGGCGCTACCAGACCCGACTCGCGAGCACGGCACGGGAGGGCCACACGCTGGTCTGTCTCCCCACGGGGCTGGGGAAGACGACCGTGAGCCTGCTGGTGACGGCTCACCGATTGCACGAGGCGGGCGGGAAGGCGCTCTTTCTCGCGCCGACGAAGCCGCTCGTCCAGCAGCACGCCGAATTCTACCGGGAGGCGCTGGAGATCCCCGACGAGGAGATCGTCGTCTTCACGGGCGAGATCCGGCCCGAGGACAGGGCCGACGCCTGGGACGACGCGCGGGTCGTGATCGCGACGCCGCAGGTCGTCGAGAACGACCTCGTCGGCTCTCGGATCTCCCTTTCGGACGTCACACACCTCACCTTCGACGAGTGTCACCGCGCGAGCGGCGACTACGCGTACGTGTACATCGCCGAGCGGTACCACGCGGACGCGGTCGACCCGCTCGTGACCGGGATGAGCGCCTCCCCCGGCGGCGACAAGGAGGCCATCCTGAACGTGTGTCAGAACCTCGGGATCAGCGAGGTCGAGGTGATGACGGAGGCGGACGAAGACGTCGACGAGTACACCCACGACACCTCCGTCGAGTGGGAGCGGATCCAGTTGCCCGACGAGATCCTGCAGATCCGCGACGCGCTCAACGAGGTGATCAAGGATCGACTGCAGAAGCTGAAGTCGCTGGGCGTGACGAACACGACCCAACCCGACGTGTCCCAGAAACAGCTCAACCGGATGCGCGGGAAGCTCCAGGAGCTGATGGACGCCGACAAGTCGGAGGGCTACAAGGGGATGTCGACGCACGCGGAGGTGATGAAGCTCCGGCGGGCGGTCGAACTGGTCGAGACGCAGTCCGTCGAGTCGGTTCGCAGATATTTCGAACGCCAGCGCAACGCCGCGCGGTCCTCGGGGGCGTCGAAGGCGAGCCAGCGCCTCGTCGCCGAGCCGAAAGTCAGGGAGGCGATGCGCTTGGCCGAGAGCTACGACGGGACGCACCCGAAGTTCTCCCGCGCGCGGATCCTGCTCGCGCAGACGCTCGGCATCGAGGGCGGCGAGCGCGTCATCGTCTTCACGGAATCGCGCGACACCGCCGAGGCGTTGACCGAATTCCTCTCGGCGTCGTTCGACGTCCGCCGGTTCGTCGGGCAGGGCGACAAGGAGAGCTCCGAGGGGATGACCCAGAAGGAACAGCAGGAGACGCTCGACGACTTCCGGAGCGGGGAGTTCGAGGTGCTCGTCTCCACCTCGGTCGCCGAGGAGGGACTGGACGTTCCGGAGGTCGACCTGGTGCTCTTCTTCGAGCCCGTGCCGACCGCCATCCGCTCGATCCAGCGGAAGGGGCGGACCGGCCGGCAGGCGGAGGGCAGCGTCGTCGTCCTCCTCGCCGAGGACACCCGCGACGAGGCGTACTTCTGGATCTCCCGCCGCCGCGAGAAGGAGATGGAATCGGAGCTGCGCGACCTGAAGAGCGTCGCCGGCGACATCGAGTCGGAACTGAATCCCCCTCAGGAAGCGCTGGAGGCGTACGAAGACGCGGGTGACGGAGACGGCGAGGAGCGGAGCGGAGAACCTGGAGACGAGAGCGACCGCGGCGGACAGAGCGGAGGCGGCGACGAACACGACAGCGCGTCCGTCGACGCCGAGACGCCGGCGCAAGCGAACGGTCAGGCGGGGCTCACGGACTTCGGCCCGACGGACGAGGAGATCGAGCGGGCCCGGGACGGCGAGGTCGAGTCGGGGACGGAGACCGATGGCGAGAGCGAGTCGGCGGCGGCGAGTGCAGATATGAGCGAGTCGGCGGCGACGAATACCGAGGCGAGCGAGTCGGAGGCGGCGAACGCCGATTCGACCGCCGAGGGCGACTCGGAACCGAGGGACGACGAGGAGGGAGTCGTCGCGACCGCCGAGGGCGACGAGGAGGAGACCGAGATCGTCGTCGACCAGCGGGAGCTCGACGCGCCCATCGCGAAGGACCTCTCGAAGCGCGACGGCGTCCGAACCCGGCTGGAGACGCTGGCCGTCGGCGACTACGTCCTCTCGGACCGCGTCGCCGTCGAGCGGAAGTCCGTCGCGGACTTCCTGGACACGCTGCTCGGCGACGAGCGCTCCATCTTCGAGCAGATCGGCGACCTCTCGCGGGCGTACGCCCGTCCGGTGTTGATCGTCGAGGGCGAGGGCCTCTACGAGGAGCGGAACGTCCACCCGGGGGCGATCCGCGGCGCGCTCGCGTCGCTGGCCGTCGATTTCGACGTGAGCGTCCTCCAGACGCGCGACGAGGACGACACCGCGGCGTTGCTGCTCACCATCGCCGAGCGCGAGCAGACCGAACGGGACCGGACGGTGAGCGTGCACGGAGAGAAGAGCGCGAAGACGCTGGCCGAACAGCAGGAGTACGTCGTCTCCGCCATCGCCGATATCGGTCCCGTCACCGCGCAGTCCCTGCTGGAGGAGTTCGGAACGGTAGAGCAGGTGATGACCGCACGCGAGGACGACCTCCGCGAGGTCAGCGGAATCGGCGAGGTGACGGCCGAGCGGATCCGCGAGGTCGTCGGAAGCGACTACGTGTAG
- a CDS encoding ferredoxin: protein MKIRYDRDTCIGMFQCVDEWDAFQKNIDAGKADLEGSTEVEEEVFELDVPDGEELDAEFAARACPVDAIELYDDDGEQVV from the coding sequence ATGAAGATCCGCTACGACCGCGACACCTGCATCGGGATGTTCCAGTGCGTCGACGAGTGGGACGCCTTCCAGAAGAACATAGACGCCGGGAAGGCGGACCTGGAGGGATCGACGGAAGTCGAAGAGGAGGTGTTCGAACTCGACGTCCCCGACGGGGAGGAGCTCGACGCGGAGTTCGCCGCGCGCGCCTGTCCCGTCGACGCCATCGAACTGTACGACGACGACGGCGAGCAGGTCGTCTGA
- a CDS encoding DEAD/DEAH box helicase, giving the protein MQPEEVPELPEGVAAHLRGEGIEELYPPQAAAVEAGVTRGESVVASVPTASGKTLVAELAMLSSVARGGKALYIVPLRALASEKKTEFERWEEYGFDVGVSTGNYESDGEWLASRDIVVATSEKVDSLVRNGAAWIDELTCVVADEVHLVDDSHRGPTLEVTLGKLRTLNPGLQVVALSATVGNADVVAEWLDAELVESDWRPIDLRMGVHYGNAISFDDGSQREVPVESGGRPTAALVDDALDGDGGNTLDGVADAVQDDGVADADEDDGDADATEDDDTIDGDGGGDDKPDDQGSSLVFVNSRRNAEASAKRLRDVTEPHLTDDERGRLAELAAEIRDVSDTDTSDTLASCVAKGAAFHHAGLASEHRSLVEDAFRDRLVKCISATPTLAAGVNTPSRRVIVRDWRRYDGEFGGMKPLDVLEIHQMMGRAGRPGLDPYGEAVLLAKNSETRDELFERYIWADPEPVRSKLAAEPALRTHVLATVASGFAHTREELLEFLDRTLYATQTDDSGRLERVTDDVLAYLERNGFLEREDDSLTATSVGHTVSRLYLDPMTAAEIIDGLEWADANRGEMVRALSGADSADDASARASDPASSAAPARASGDGDPTDAGFQRASELAADERSESDEAVGNGTTADDDAAGEGLGDPTYPTALGLFHLVSRTPDMYQLYLKSGDRETYTEICYEREAELLGRTPSEYEDVRFEEWLSALKTARLLEDWADEVDEDRITERYGVGPGDIRGKVETAEWLLGAAERLAGELDLPVVPVREAKKRVEYGVRDELLTLAGIRGVGRKRARRLYEAGIETRADLREADKSVVLRALRGRRKTAEGILENVGRQDPSMADVAKADSATTDRPADESDTGDGASTSASTRAGEDDPEEQASLGDFG; this is encoded by the coding sequence ATGCAACCGGAGGAGGTGCCCGAACTGCCCGAGGGTGTCGCCGCCCACCTGCGCGGGGAGGGAATCGAGGAGCTCTACCCCCCGCAGGCGGCCGCCGTCGAGGCGGGCGTCACCCGCGGTGAGAGCGTCGTCGCGTCGGTGCCGACCGCCTCGGGGAAGACGCTCGTCGCCGAACTCGCGATGCTGTCGAGCGTCGCTCGGGGCGGGAAGGCGCTCTACATCGTCCCCCTGCGAGCGCTCGCCTCCGAAAAGAAGACCGAGTTCGAGCGCTGGGAGGAGTACGGCTTCGACGTCGGCGTCTCGACCGGCAACTACGAGTCCGACGGCGAGTGGCTGGCCTCCCGCGACATCGTCGTCGCCACCTCCGAGAAGGTCGACTCCCTGGTCCGCAACGGCGCGGCCTGGATCGACGAGCTGACCTGCGTCGTCGCCGACGAGGTCCACCTGGTCGACGACTCCCACCGCGGGCCGACGCTCGAAGTCACGCTCGGGAAGTTGCGGACGCTCAATCCCGGCCTCCAGGTCGTCGCGCTCTCGGCGACCGTGGGCAACGCGGACGTCGTCGCCGAGTGGCTCGACGCCGAACTCGTCGAGTCCGACTGGCGACCGATCGACCTCCGGATGGGCGTCCACTACGGAAACGCGATCTCCTTCGACGACGGCAGCCAACGCGAGGTCCCGGTCGAGTCGGGGGGGCGGCCGACCGCCGCGCTGGTCGACGACGCCCTCGACGGCGACGGCGGGAACACGCTCGACGGTGTCGCGGACGCGGTCCAAGACGACGGTGTCGCGGACGCTGACGAGGACGATGGCGACGCCGACGCGACCGAGGACGACGACACGATCGACGGCGACGGCGGCGGTGACGACAAACCGGACGATCAGGGCTCCTCGCTGGTCTTCGTGAACTCCCGGCGGAACGCCGAGGCGTCGGCGAAGCGGCTCCGCGACGTGACCGAACCGCACCTCACCGACGACGAGCGCGGTCGACTCGCCGAACTGGCCGCGGAGATCAGGGACGTCTCGGACACGGACACCAGCGACACCCTGGCGTCCTGCGTCGCGAAGGGGGCGGCCTTTCACCACGCCGGACTCGCCTCGGAGCACCGCTCGCTCGTCGAGGACGCGTTCCGCGACCGACTCGTCAAGTGTATCTCGGCGACGCCGACGCTGGCCGCCGGGGTCAACACGCCGAGTCGCCGGGTGATCGTCCGCGACTGGCGGCGCTACGACGGCGAGTTCGGCGGGATGAAGCCGCTCGATGTCCTGGAGATCCACCAGATGATGGGGCGGGCCGGTCGCCCCGGACTCGACCCCTACGGCGAGGCGGTCCTGCTCGCGAAGAACTCGGAGACGCGCGACGAACTGTTTGAACGATATATCTGGGCCGACCCCGAGCCCGTCCGCTCGAAACTCGCGGCCGAACCGGCGCTGCGGACGCACGTCCTCGCGACGGTCGCCTCGGGGTTCGCCCACACCCGAGAGGAGCTCCTCGAGTTCCTCGATCGGACGCTGTACGCCACCCAGACCGACGACTCCGGCCGGCTGGAGCGCGTCACCGACGACGTGCTCGCGTACTTGGAGCGCAACGGGTTCCTCGAACGCGAGGACGACTCGCTGACCGCCACGAGCGTCGGCCACACGGTCTCGCGGCTGTATCTGGACCCCATGACGGCCGCCGAGATCATCGACGGACTGGAGTGGGCCGACGCGAACCGCGGCGAGATGGTTCGCGCGCTCTCGGGCGCGGACTCGGCCGACGACGCTTCGGCACGGGCGTCGGATCCCGCTTCGAGTGCCGCCCCGGCGCGAGCGTCCGGCGACGGCGACCCGACGGACGCCGGGTTCCAGCGCGCCAGCGAGTTGGCGGCGGACGAGCGGAGCGAGTCGGACGAGGCCGTCGGCAACGGAACGACCGCGGACGACGATGCGGCAGGCGAGGGTCTCGGCGATCCCACCTACCCGACGGCGCTCGGCCTCTTTCATCTCGTCTCGCGGACGCCGGATATGTACCAGCTCTACCTCAAATCGGGAGACAGAGAGACCTACACCGAAATCTGCTACGAGCGCGAGGCCGAACTGCTCGGCCGGACGCCCTCCGAGTACGAGGACGTCCGCTTCGAGGAGTGGCTCTCGGCGCTGAAGACCGCCCGGCTCCTCGAAGACTGGGCCGACGAGGTCGACGAGGACCGGATCACCGAGCGCTACGGCGTCGGCCCCGGCGACATCCGCGGGAAGGTCGAGACCGCGGAGTGGCTGCTCGGCGCGGCCGAGCGGCTCGCCGGCGAACTCGACCTGCCGGTCGTGCCCGTCCGCGAGGCGAAAAAGCGCGTCGAGTACGGCGTCCGCGACGAACTGCTGACGCTCGCCGGGATCCGCGGCGTCGGTCGCAAGCGCGCGAGACGACTCTACGAGGCCGGCATCGAGACGCGCGCGGACCTCCGGGAGGCGGACAAGTCGGTGGTCCTGCGGGCGCTGCGCGGGCGGCGAAAGACCGCCGAGGGGATCCTCGAAAACGTCGGCCGACAGGACCCGTCGATGGCGGACGTCGCGAAGGCCGATTCCGCGACGACGGACCGACCGGCGGACGAATCGGACACGGGCGACGGGGCGTCGACGTCGGCGTCGACCCGCGCCGGCGAGGACGACCCGGAGGAACAGGCCAGCCTGGGTGATTTCGGATGA
- the cgi121 gene encoding KEOPS complex subunit Cgi121 — protein MKLVEGTVDVDDVDAFVAAIDEIASSTDTTIQAFDARYVVSERHLERAVELADRAFERGENVARDRAVEILLYAAGRRQITNALELGVSPGANRVVVLVDAGEADPGDGPARNERAAAEAIRDRVLDDVGATLGDYDPERVREYFDVSDAELDVVDGDLESLVLERAALLVVEK, from the coding sequence ATGAAACTCGTCGAGGGAACGGTCGACGTCGACGACGTCGACGCGTTCGTCGCCGCGATCGACGAGATCGCCTCCTCGACCGACACGACGATTCAGGCCTTCGACGCGCGGTACGTCGTGAGCGAGCGCCACCTCGAACGCGCCGTCGAACTGGCCGATCGGGCGTTCGAACGGGGCGAGAACGTCGCTCGCGACCGCGCGGTCGAGATCCTCCTGTACGCCGCCGGTCGCCGTCAGATCACGAACGCGCTCGAACTCGGCGTCTCCCCGGGCGCGAACCGCGTCGTGGTCCTCGTCGACGCCGGCGAGGCGGATCCGGGGGACGGTCCGGCCCGGAACGAACGGGCGGCGGCGGAGGCGATCCGCGACCGCGTCCTCGACGACGTCGGGGCGACGCTCGGCGACTACGACCCCGAGCGCGTGCGCGAGTACTTCGACGTCTCGGACGCGGAACTCGACGTCGTCGACGGCGACCTCGAATCGCTGGTGCTCGAACGCGCGGCGTTGCTCGTCGTCGAGAAGTGA
- a CDS encoding Sec-independent protein translocase subunit TatA/TatB has protein sequence MDTLLPAFIGIPGGPELLVVLLLVVLLFGADKLPKLARSSGQAMGEFRRGRNQIEDELREAAEPTPARADAESTERI, from the coding sequence ATGGACACACTCCTACCGGCGTTCATCGGCATCCCAGGCGGTCCGGAACTGCTCGTCGTTCTCCTCCTCGTCGTCCTGCTGTTCGGCGCGGACAAACTCCCGAAGCTCGCTCGCTCCTCCGGACAGGCGATGGGCGAATTCAGGCGGGGACGTAACCAGATCGAAGACGAACTCAGAGAGGCCGCCGAGCCGACGCCGGCCCGCGCCGACGCGGAGTCGACCGAACGGATCTGA
- a CDS encoding DUF7344 domain-containing protein — translation MKGEAQISKSRENADGTDSATDRELSTETIFETLSSRRRRYTLHYLARVDDAVTIRDLSEQIAAWENRIERRAVTPKQRKRVYTALHQTHLPTMDRLGVVEYDKDRGTIAMTDHVRAFDIYLDVVPREDIPWSQFYLVLGGVLSALVVVAALGFPPFSYVGGFGYALFVAAAFTIAGTIHVLRDRRTLIGNTATPPEVEPPREVAEEA, via the coding sequence ATGAAAGGTGAGGCACAGATATCAAAAAGCAGAGAGAACGCCGACGGTACGGACTCCGCGACCGACCGCGAACTGTCCACGGAGACGATCTTCGAGACGTTGAGCAGTCGGCGGCGTCGGTACACCCTCCATTACCTGGCGCGGGTGGACGACGCAGTGACGATTCGCGACCTCTCCGAGCAGATCGCGGCCTGGGAGAACCGGATCGAGCGACGAGCGGTGACGCCGAAACAGCGGAAGCGGGTGTACACCGCGCTCCACCAGACGCACCTCCCGACGATGGATCGCCTCGGCGTCGTCGAGTACGACAAGGACCGGGGAACGATCGCGATGACGGACCACGTCCGGGCGTTCGACATCTACCTCGACGTGGTGCCGCGAGAGGACATCCCGTGGAGTCAGTTCTACCTCGTGTTAGGGGGCGTCCTGTCGGCCCTGGTCGTCGTCGCCGCGCTCGGATTCCCCCCGTTCTCGTACGTGGGCGGGTTCGGCTACGCGCTGTTCGTCGCCGCGGCGTTCACGATCGCCGGAACCATCCACGTGCTCCGCGACCGCCGGACGCTCATCGGAAACACCGCGACGCCGCCGGAGGTCGAGCCACCGCGAGAGGTCGCCGAGGAAGCGTAG
- a CDS encoding DUF7344 domain-containing protein, whose amino-acid sequence MFQRSVLPEVEVYHVLSNARRREALAELWDQPEALSLRELSERIAATESGQSPAPRALRESVYNALHQTHLPKMDELGLVTYDPDRKLVSVCPQAGHLGRYMDVTTRAGVTWGEYYRALGVVGLFTTVASLASVPGFAAVDPLVPSTAFLVFFALSAAYQLTAARLGARGRFARFCARLF is encoded by the coding sequence ATGTTCCAGCGGTCCGTACTTCCGGAGGTGGAGGTGTATCACGTACTGAGTAACGCGCGCCGGCGGGAGGCCCTCGCCGAGTTATGGGACCAGCCCGAAGCGCTCTCGCTGCGCGAACTCTCCGAGCGGATCGCGGCGACCGAATCGGGGCAGAGCCCCGCACCGCGGGCGCTCCGCGAGAGCGTCTACAACGCGCTCCACCAGACGCACCTCCCGAAGATGGACGAACTCGGGCTCGTCACGTACGATCCCGATCGAAAGCTGGTGTCGGTGTGCCCGCAGGCGGGGCACCTCGGACGGTATATGGACGTCACGACGCGTGCGGGCGTGACCTGGGGCGAGTACTACCGCGCGCTCGGCGTCGTGGGCCTTTTCACCACGGTCGCGTCGCTCGCGTCCGTCCCCGGCTTCGCCGCCGTCGATCCGCTCGTCCCGTCGACGGCGTTCCTCGTGTTCTTCGCCCTCTCTGCGGCCTATCAGCTGACGGCCGCGCGGCTCGGCGCACGCGGGCGGTTCGCGCGGTTCTGCGCCCGCCTGTTCTGA